In a single window of the Raphanus sativus cultivar WK10039 chromosome 9, ASM80110v3, whole genome shotgun sequence genome:
- the LOC108826701 gene encoding uncharacterized protein LOC108826701, with protein sequence MSSHNAAQPPRDLTKQHSWSHDVNRNEAWLRKKKKRSVDLIPRSKSITNDDLEELRGCIELGFGFEPDSPDTNQRLTDIIPALDLYCAVHRQYSDHLSRTSSFASEPDSSSFSTTTVVDKGDDWKTIKQKLKQWAQVVGFTVRQARKPS encoded by the exons ATGTCAAGCCACAACGCAGCACAGCCACCGAGGGATCTTACCAAGCAGCATTCATGGTCGCATGATGTGAACCGCAACGAGGCTTGGCTGCGGAAGAAAAAGAAACGATCAGTGGATCTCATTCCTCGAAGCAAGAGCATTACGAACGACGATCTCGAGGAGCTTAGAGGTTGCATAGAGCTTGGGTTTGGGTTTGAGCCAGATTCTCCTGACACGAATCAAAGGCTTACCGATATAATCCCGGCTCTAGATTTGTACTGTGCTGTTCATAGACAATACTCTGACCATTTGTCCCGGACTTCGTCCTTCGCATCGGAACCTGACAGCAGCAGCTTTAGCACCACAACGGTTGTTGACAAAG gtGATGATTGGAAGACAATTAAGCAGAAGCTGAAGCAATGGGCTCAAGTGGTAGGTTTTACGGTGCGGCAAGCCAGGAAACCAAGTTGA